TTTAATTAGTGTGTCAACTGCATTACCGTTAGAATAGCGTTGCAGCTCGATATCCTTTGCACTCATGACTAAGGATTTCAAATCATAAAAGTTTGGTTTTGATACAGAATTGAGGCCTTTACCAGTTAAAAGCATTTGACCAAACTTTTTTGTATCCTGATAAGCAGTACCCGTGGTATCAAATATATTCATAGTAGCTATTCTTGTACTTCCAGTTGCATCATTGATCTGACCCTCCATACCCATTACCTTACCATTGGCCGGGGTCTGAGATAATGCAATGCGGCCTTCAATTACATAACCGCCTGCTACTGTCTTTGCAGCTGTATACAGATTTGTTAAATCACCATGGTCCGTGGATCTCTCATTTTTAAAATTAACTCTAAACTGACTATCATCGCCTTCATATGTCCCACATCTCTTATTATCTTCGTCCAGGAAAAATTCCACGCTATCTTTTTCATAAACATTACCGGAAGCATCGGAAATGTTAGCATCCTTTACTTCAGCAAGGAAATACACAGCATTATCATCCCACAACACTCTCATGGTTGCTGTTGTATTCGTACTGCCGGAACTTATCTTTGTAAATTTTACCGGTTCAGCAAGCTTCCAAGCATCTTCAATGTCTCCGTCAACACTATCCGGTGAGCCATAGTAAGCAACAACTCTTCCGCTGGCATCAAAACCATTAGCATCTACTGTTACCCTCTTAGTCCCTTGGTCCCCAGTAGTTGCCTTATCATAGCCGAGCTTCTGAGCAAGAGTCTTTGTTCCGTCGGCAACTGGCTTATCAAGAGCTTCCTTAAGTGCAGTTGCTAAATTGGCATTGCTTATCTGACCTTTTACAGTAATGATCTTGGTAAGACCCTTTTGAGCTGCAAACTTAATTGTATTTGCATACGTAAAGTCTTTCCCTGTTTTGTAACCCAATGCTTCAAGCAATATCTTGTAAATCATCTGAGCGGTCGCCGGGCCATTAGGATCAAATCTGCCTCCGCCTATACCAACCCATCCCAACTGCGGATTAGCCTTGAGATATGCTAAAATATTTCTTCCTTCTTTCCATGCTAATGAATCAGCATCAGCAAAGTTCACTTTAGATGAAAATTTAAGAGCCTCAGCCTCTAATCCACACAATTTAAGAGAGATTACTGCCGCCTGAATTCTAGTAGTTCCTTTTGCAAGGTAATCGGCATTTACACCATTCCCATCACCTTTAATTACATTAAGCTTTTCCAAATACTGTGCATCAGTCTGTGCGTTAGCAAATGCAGATATCGAAAATGTTGCTAGTACGCATATTGCTAAGACTATTGCAATTAACTTTTTGAAATTTCTCATACTCTCAATTCCTCCTGATAGAATAAATATTAAGGGTAACCTTTATAGCCTTGATTTTCATTGAATATCAAAACTATATAATATATCTTTAAGCAATTACTCCTAGAGCTCTTCAGAGACTGCTTTAAAGATCTTCTCAAGTATTTCCGGAAAGCCAAACGCAAGTTCTTTTTTCTTCTATAAAATCTATAATTTCACCACTATATGGAAAGTCAATTATTACAAAACCTTTACTTAATACTTGCATCCATTGTATTTTTATCCGACCCACACCAACCTTCACGATTTCGAACTAGTTACCATAACTTTTGAGTATAAACTCCCTTTTGGGGATTTATACCCGTCATGGATACAAAACCTATTTTAGGAATATTTTCACGTATTTTCTTCATATTAATACTATCACAAAGTAATTGGATGCTCATTTTTAAAAATCATACTATCTGACCTTATTACATAAAATAGGCACTTTAAAACAGCATTTATCTATTATTTACATAAAATATTACATTTTCAATAAATTTCTATAAATTCTATTTTAATTTCCTTTTTAGCTAACAATACTTTTAAGTTTAATCAATATTGCTTATATTGGTTGAGGTGCAAAACTAAAAACCCCACTTCTGCTCAATCCATAGCAAAAGTGGGGTTACCCATGTCATCCTACTTTACAATTTTCAACAAATCCGTTATCCAATACGTGCCTTGAGTGGTCAAAATAGATGTATCTGAGCACTAGCCTCTCCTTGGTTGCTGGTATATCCAATAAATTTATGTTTCTGAATGTAATTTCTTTGACTAAAGCTACCCAACTATGTAGACTAAATACTTAATTAATTTCTAATAGTTCGCTCGCAAATTCATCAGCATTTTTTCGATTTTAGTATCATCATATCCATAATATTCCAATAATAGTTTAATACCTCTTACCACTGTTTCATTAATATTAGTAGGAGAAATTTAAATGTTATGATCTACCGTGGTCACCTGAATTACGGACCCGGTACCATAACAATGCTGTCGACAACAAGGTACCCTAATATTGAGAACTTACCATCTTTTTATCCAATAGGATTTTGGAGGGAGGATATCCTTTGATTCTTTTAAATAGCTTGCTGAAATAGAAGATATCTTCAAAGCCGCATTTATATGCTGCATCCTTTACGGTAAACTCGCCACTAAGAAGAATATTCTCCGCATTGCTGATTTTCATCTTATTAATATATTCCTTTGCGGAACAACCTATATACTCTTTGAAAAGTGTTCCGAAATATGCGGTTGTTAGACCGGCATTTATGGCAAGTTCTTCTACTTTGATAGGCTTGTGGAGATTACTTAGGATATACCTGATGGTTTCTTGGATTCTGATGTCAATGTTTTGAACGTTAATTTTATAATAGAAGCGTTTGAAATAATTATGTAGAATCATCAAAAGCAATGCGCGAGCTTCTATTTCAAACCCTAGACTTTTTTTCAACCACACAAGTGTCAGTTCATTGTACAAATATAATAATTCTTCCGAGGTGCCAACATGGGATACCAATGGAAAAGGAAGCTCAACATCATTCCCTTTAATGTCATATAACTGGAAATTTACAGAAAATGCTTCCATTGGGTTGTTCGCATCCGTAGTTGCGCTTCGCTGGCTGCCTTTCGGAATACAAATGAGATCGCCCTGATTGACTTCATAATATTCACCATTCACTTTGTAAAAGGCTTTCCCTCTTGAGAAATAGGATAAATCAATAAAGTTAATTGTTGCATCTTGAATAACCCAGTTTGGAGTAGCGCGCCTATTATTAAAATAGTCTATTTGTGGATTAATTTCCTTGTAGTCCATAAAAATACCCCATTTTCCGAAAAAAGTACAAATGATTTAATTTACATCCATGGATTTTATTATAAGATTTTCATATTATATTATCAATAGTCAATAAAAAACATGTCGAATCTTACATACTATATCAAACGGGAGGTGTTTTTAATGTTCGTCAAGCCACGTACGACGTAACCCAAGGGACAAGTACGTAGTGCGAAAGTAGGTATATTTAAATAGTTAATTCGTCGAAAAATTACAAAATCTTCAGCTTATCACAACATTTCAATCTGTAAAGTATTAAAAAATCCAAAATCTGAGAATTGGGTAACTCTAAAACGAGATTTTAGAGGTTGCCTTAGAAAAGGAGCAAAACTAAGATGAAAGATAAAAAACTCTTAATCAACGTATCCCGCCTCCTCGTAGTCATCATGCTGTTCTCATTATTCACGGTTACTCCCGTCCCGGTCACAGCGGCTGAAGGCGAACCAACACTTGAACTGAACAACCTCATTGCACAAGCCGAAGCTTTAAAAGCCGGCAACGAGGAATTCCAGCTGCAGATTAGCCACACTGACGACGGATCCGACGTGAACAAAGCTTTCCCCTGGGTGTACGCCAACGAACTCGAAGATCTTAATAACGCGCTTGAGTCCGCGCGCAATGAGCTTACTCCCGTCGATGAAGCTATAGCCAACCTTCAGGACGCAATAGTGAGTTTCAATGAAAAGATCAAAGCGGACGGTTCAGATCCCTATTTCTGTCTTGATCCTGGTCCTGGTAAAGTACCTGTAAAAATTACCGAGCCCACAAATGTCTGGACCTCAAGAACCCCGCTTGACAACCGTGTCCCTGCCGACTTTGCTGGTGGCACATTCAATATGATTCCGTATCCTTTTGCAGATTCCGAAGGCAAAGCTGATGTACTCCAGATCAATTACGCCCATAACGGAGTAAGCACGTTCGGAGGAATTAGCATTCAATCTCTGTTGTCCCCGGCTGTAAATGTCCCCGAAGGCTCAACTATTGAGTTTGATGTGTACTATCCTAAGAGCGCGCAGGGCAAATACATGAGGTGGAGAATGAGAAATACCAGCTCTAACATCGATAGCTACCTCAGGGATTACCAGTACAACAACCTTAACCCCGACTGGGTTGGCAGCTACAACGGTGAAACCTGGTTGGTGACTCACAACAGCGTCACTGCCTCAACAGGCGATTCCTCGGACTTCGTTCTAGAACTCCATGGTGAGACCGGCCGTCCCGCAGAAACCGGGATGCTCCTTGTCGCAAACATCAAAATAACCGCACCCGATCCCCAAGGCGTTGCGCTCCCCAACGTAGTCAACAATGAAAATCAAAGTGTCGTAGCACCTTTAAAGAGTGTTTACAACAGTGAAAATGGCATGTTTATGGTCGGTGCCATCGGAACCGGAGCAGTAACCGAAACTAGAGCCAATCACTATGAAATCTTTGTCGACGGCAACAATCTCAAGGCCGATGGAACACATCCTCGTGGCCCGAGCTGGCTGAAAAGCGTTACTGGTGATGCCCTGAATGGCGCAACCACCACCCCTGGCGTAAGTGAATACAGTTTCCCGACCAACTCTTATCAAGCGATAAGAGATTCCGGAACTCCCGGAGAGTACAAGTCTCACGGCCATGTTTTGGCATGGTACAACCAAGCCCCTTCATGGATGACACAGATTATTCCTGCGAACCTTCCAGTCGGATATAACGGCACAACCGATTTCTACGGCTTGGGCAACGGCGTTACAACCACGGTTAAGGTAGACAAAGAAATGGCCAGAAGAGTTCAGTTTAACCACACAATGTATGTGATGCGTCACTTCCTAAGCACAGATACGAAGTATGGCTCAAGCGTATCCCGCGGAGTAATCCCCTTCAATTCATGGGACGTACTCAACGAAGAGGTTCACGAGAGCCGCCACAGCGAAAACATTCCCCAGAATGTGAATAGTTGGAGAACGAGTCTCAAACACACCAACTGGCTTGCTGCAATGTCAGATGATTTAATTGGTGGCGACATCAAAGATCATTACATTTACTTGCTTTTCAAATACGCGCACATCGCGGCCCCCAACGCCAAGATGGCGGCAGCTTACAAAGCCAACTATGCTGACCTTCCCGAGTACATGAAGCTCGATGAGCACGACACCAATGGAAGCATTGACGCCTATATCGTTGACAATCCTCCTAAACTGACCTACAACGATTACGGCCTTGCTACCCGCAGCAAAGCGAGGACTGTATACAACATGGTTCTCGAACTGAACACCGCATGGCTCTCCGATCCGCTGTATGACGGAAGGCCCCTTATCGAAGACATCGGTATCCAGGGACATGATTCGATCGGAAATACCCTTGCAAGCGATAACCAATATGCCATGGCCCTCTATGCCTCTCTCGTTGACCGAGGCCTTCTTTCCGGTATTTCCTACTCGGAACTAGACCTTAAGGTGCCGACCAACACCCCCGGCGGCGGTGCGACTGCTCCTGCAGTGCTCAATGTCAGACAGTCTGACGCCCTTGGTTATGAGTATGCGCTGATGTATAAAATGTTCACCAAGTTCGCCCCGTACATCGATCACATCATCAGCTGGGGCGTATCCGGTTCAGGATGGCAGGGAAGCTATGTGCTGTTTGACAGTCAGAGCAATGCCAATGCTGGTTACTACGGCGCCATTAATCCGGACAGATTCATTCTTGGACATTCATACCTGCATGATTTCTTTAATAGCGAATACGAGAAACTTCAGGACGGCTATAAAATTGACCTCGGCGACCTTGGAATGTATACACCAAAATCGTCCAATGCGAATCTCAGCGATCTGACCCTTAGTGTGGGAACACTCCAGCCGACATTCACCTCAGCAACCACTCAATGCAGTACTTCCCTGCAGGATGCGACCGGCATTAAGGTGACTGCGACAACGGCTGATAGCAAGGCATCAATTAAAGTGAATGGCACGGTTGTTACCAGCGGTACAGCTTCCGGAACAATATCGCTGACACCTGGTATAGTGACGAATATAAAGGTACAGGTAACAGCTGAAAACGGTAGGGTAAAGATTTACACTATAAAAGTAACAAATAGCAAAACTCCGTCTTCTCCCAGCACCGGAACATCATCTTCTACACCTGTAGTGCCAGTTGTTCAGGATCAAAAAGTAACCATGCAAACGACTGTGAAGAATGGAATCGCATTCGTTCCGACACTGGATCTGGAAAAAGCAAAGGAATTTCTGGCAAAAGATGTTACCATAGATATACCTGTGGTTCAAGGAGTGAATTCTTACTCGGTAGGCTTACCTGCTGCTGCACTGACAAGTGGAACAAAGGATGACAAGCTCACTCTTTCCACTGAATTGGGTAAGGTTGTAATCTCCGGTAACATGTTGACCGGCACAGCTGAAAGCGGCGGCAAGGAAGTAGCACTGGAAATTGGCAAAAGTGACAAGTCCAAGCTCCCGTTGGAAGTGAAGGCAGCTCTCGGCGATAGGCCAATCATACAGCTTACCCTTACGGTAGACGGAAAAGAAACAGTCTGGAGCAATCCCAGCGCACCTGTAACCGTATCCGTGCCTTACAAGCCAACTGCGGACGAATTGAAGAATCCCGAAATGATTGTTGTTTGGTACATTGACGGAAGCGGAAATATTATTACAATACCAAGCGGACGCTATGTCCCCAATAACGGTATGGTAATCTTCACAACAACTCATTTCAGCGACGACTATGCGATATCTTACGTATCCAAGACATTCACAGATCTTGGAAGGGCAGCATGGGCCAAGAAAGCGGTCGAAGTACTTGCATCAAAGGATATTCTCAAGACAGAGGGTAATGTATTCAATCCGACAACCGATATCACAAGGGCAGATTTCCTTTACTCACTTGTTAGGACACTTGGATTAACTACAAAGACAAGTGGCAATTTCAGCGATGTACAGGAGGATGCTTACTATTATAATGAAATTGCAATTGCTAAAGCTCTTGGTATTACGAGTGGCATAGGCAACGACAAATTCGGCAGCGATAACAGAATCACAAGGCAGGACATGATGGTGTTGACAGAAAGAGCCTTGAAACTTGTGAAAAGTCTGAACAAGCAAGGTAGGGCTGCGGATCTGGATAAATTCTACGACAAGTCCAAAGTTGCTTCTTATGCAGTGAACAGCGTAGCTACCATGGTTAAGGAAGGGTTGATTGTAGGTAGCAATAATAAAGTCAATCCGACTGGGAATGCAACCAAAGCAGAAGCCGCAGTATTCCTCTATAAACTGTATAATAAGTAAGAAATTCTCATAATGATTATGGAAAGCCGTGCTAACATTGTTGGCACGGTTTCTGCTATGTGTGCCAAAAAATTATTCGATTTCACTAATGTTAATGACATTGATAAAATGTAAGAAAATAGGGGTTAAATTTTGTATGTATATGGCGGTAACAAAATAACTTATAGAGTGTATCAAGGATGAAAGGAAACTACCAGATGGAAATACGAAATGATCACAAGATGAGCAGATCAGGAAAACAATATATACAACAAATATAATAAAGAGTTAAACTGTCAGTTCAGGGATGTTACAAAAACAAAGTCTGTATTCCCATAACATTGCTCACTAGAGAAAATGTCTATCTGGAATCAAAGATACCCGAACTGGGATCAGGTATGAGCCAATAAATGATTATGTACGACGGAAGGCTAGACATCTAAGTATAGATAAGCCCCCACCGCCCTAAAGGGCTCGTCTTCATTGCCAGACCGATATAAAACTTAGTTTTAAAACTCTGCTTCACAACCAACTCATAATTTATAAAACCGTCAAACAGAAGACACTCTCCTCCCGATTGACGGTTCATCTAAAAATTAAAAAATAACCTATACTCATCAAAAATTGATTCGCGCATACCCGCCGTAAATCAAGTACCCGACAATAGTAAATCCTTGAGCCATTTCGGCAAGCAGCTCACTTTTTTATACTCCTGAATTTTATTTATCACTTCTGCTGCATCCTCTTCCCGCATGAATCTATTTTATTAGAACAGACTATAGCAATAAAAACTAATAAAAAGCAAATCATATCTATCATAAAAACAACTTCTTCACAATTCAATCTCTAATCTATTTTATCTATTTATTTAATTTTATAATGCAAACATTACCTATTTATAAATATTGTGTTAAATGCAATTAGCATATCCTATATTTATCAACTTGGAAATTAAATGCGAGTACTTTTTGCGTTTTAATATGTATAAATTTACAAACATATTAATCATTCTATAATTTCATCCTTAATAATTTGTAAAATATTATTGAATGTGTTAAACTTTCCTTTTATTATATAACTCTCAGGAATTGTTATTTTAAATTCTTCTTCGATATCTACAAATACGTAAAGCAAGTCTCTAGGAGCAAGTTTAATATTTGAACCCAGTAAATAATCATTCTTAGCCTCAATGTCCATTTCTATAAAATCAAGCTTAAATCTTTTTAAAAATATATTTTCAAGTTCTTTCTCAATATTTCTTTTACATGTTATCACACTAATCCCCCCTTTAAAACTTGCATTTTCTGACTGCTGGATACAATATGTCTATATAGCAGGTACAACATCCGCATTTCCCGTCAGTTTTTTTATTACATTGTCTGTAAGAGCTTTTGCATCCTCTTGATTTAGTATATTTGTAACAGATATATTATTTTTTTTGAAGTTTTGCTTTTTTACATCAACTAATTCAGAATCTACAGTAAGATACTGCATAGACTTTAAAAATTGTGAACCTTTAAAGTCAAAACTATTGTTAGATAAATTAAAAAAGTCTGCCTCAAAGCCAAGTTTATAACGAATAGATAAAGATATCTTCTCAAAATAAATTGGTAGGTAGTCTCCGTATAGAGTACTAAATATAGCAATATCAGGGAATATAGCTTGAGAAATCTCAAATGCAAATATACCAAAGTTATTATTAAATTCTTTATTAAACGGCATTAACCCTCCTGGAATACCTATAACTATTATATCTGGCTGTTCTTCAATCTCAATCTTTTTTATATAATTATTAAATAAAATAATTTTTTTCGTTTCCGGTAAACATGTACTATACATAAAATCAGGAAAAGAATGTATCCCTAGCATCTCGCAATAGTGCCTTGACCCAACCTGTGAAACTTTATAACCTGCCTCTATAAGATTTTCTCGAAGAGATAGTTGTATTTCAAATTTGTGGGTTCTCTCAGCTACCCCCAAAACAAAAACTACAGGTACAGTAATTTCCAAAAGACTATCTAAGTTGCACGTATCTGAACCCTTATTTAATCCCTTAGAAGGACTAAAGTATTTAAAATACTTACCTTTACTCATACACTTTTCATTTATCTCTTTAAAAAGTTCATCTTCAAGATTTAATGTACAAATGATATTTTTACCCTTATCTGCTGCTACTTGTATTTTAGAATAAACTAATTTTTTAATGTCTAATTTGTTATATGACTCCATAAAAAGCACAGTATCTACTGAGTCAATCAATTCATTAAAACTACTATTCACATTTATACCAATATCTTCTCCACCATCTACACTTCCTGCATCCTTAGAGCTAAATCCCCACCCATTAGGAGATACAATCCCTGTAAGTTCGTAATTGCCCATTAAATTAGTATGTCTGACAATAGGGCTAGATTGAATATCAAATGGATAAATCAATAGTTTCTCTTTACTGTTCATATGTTTTCCCCCAAAAGTAAATTCATTAAATGTACTAAATGGATACCATGTCTAAAACCGGGATAGTGTTCTTATCAAAGTCATGTCCTAGTTCCCTTAATACACAATAATCCTTCAATTCGCTTTCCAGAACTCTTTTTACTCTTGTACAACCAGACAGTTTCTTTTCTTTAGAGAGCTCAGTTATGTTATCTGCTGAAGCAGCACATAACTGACAAAGTCTAAAAGCCCAACAATTCTTGCAGTTTTCTTTACTTAATTGTCCAATATTCATAATATTCCTAACTTTATCTATATCAAAGCCATAATCAACATGCCCAATCTTCATTACGTCGGAAGTTTCGCTACACCTTTCGCAAGGAAACATATTTCCGTCAACATCAATGAACAATCTATTTGCTCCTGCAATACATGGTCCCCCCGGATGTGCCTTATCAGGCAAATTTTTCATTATATTCCACTCTTGTTGCATTTTAACCTTTAAAATACTGTACTCAATTGATATAATCTTAGAGACATTTTGTTCATTGAGCCTTTTGATTTTTGAAAGATACATTTTAAAGGTCTCATATTGGCGCTTTACAATAAAATCCTCTTCAACCTTATAAGAATCTTTTATATAATTGTCACTTATATATGTTGAATTCATAATTGAGTCGTTAAGAATATCAGAATTAAAAAAGAAGTCGTTAATACATCCAAAATCATTTTCAGTATCCATAACAATATTAATAAATATTTTTTTCATGTAATCAGGATATTTTAACTTTATTATTTCTATATTTTTCATGATAACATCAAAGGTACCCTTTCCATTAGCTGAGAATCTCCTGTTTTTATCATGTGCTTCTTTATTACCATCAAGGCTTATAGTAAGATTCAAGTTATGATTTACAAAATAATCAACAATTTCTTCTGTGAGAAGTGTTCCATTTGTAGTCATATTAAAGGTGATATTTTTGCCTTCTGCCATTTCTTCTGCATATTCTATACACTTTTTAATTAGATCAAATTCAAGTAAAGGTTCCCCTCCATAAAATCCCAAACTTATATGTTGTGTATCAGTTGAATGATTTATCAAAAAATCAATAGCTTTTTTAGCAGTTTCAAAAGTCATCGTTTTATTTTCATGGGTACGATTAAAGTATTTACCTGAATAAGCACAATAAGAACACCTTAGATTACAATTTCTTGTTATCTGTAACGTAGCCATCTCAAGTTTTCTGTTGAGATAATATTTTAATGTATCATTTGCAGGATGTGCTATCTCGGATACTCGTTTATTTAATAAAAAACCATTATTCTTTAAGTAAATAATATCTGCATCCTGCTCAATATTAGCAATATCCTGTTTATCCTTTAATACTCCCCAAAGCTTTTCATAAATGCGACCACTAATTTTCAAAATATAGTTGGTATTGACATCAAATAGATAATATCCTCCTGGTGTCTGAAATAGATGAATAAAAGGTTTATCTGAATTCATAGTTCCTCCTTTAAATCCATTTGCTTTGAGATATATTCATCTATAAAAAGGTACTTGTTATAATAAATATCATCCGTTGATAAACAATTCTTACAACGGATGATATTTATAGTCAGTACTTTCAGAAGATGTACTCTCTCCTACTCAACGTAAAATTACTATTGATAGGTATAAGCAAAATCTTTTACAATGTGGTCTTTCAGTAAAATACATAAATTCAATTATTTGTTATATTGATAATACGAACTGTTTTCCAATGCACTAGCAGCAGCAAACGTATGAGCGCTACATGGATAGTAGCAATTAGAAGAACAGATTGAATAACAATTGTTCGCATATGCCTCTATAGTTTCTGTTTCTGTAATCAATTTTTTACGTAACTTATTCATACAATAACCTCCTCTCAAATTATTTTCCATTTTAAATGTAAATCATGGCCATAATCACTTAAATGGTTCTATATGAATTCTAAGTAACATTAAATGTTATTTAGAAAATCATTAGTGTATTTTCACCACTGTTTTTGCTTACATCTATAAAATCAAAATTAAGAGTCCAATTATTCCTCTAATAATCCTAAACATCCGTGACAACTATGAAAGTCCGAAAAATTAGTATAATTAAAATATTGTAATTTAAGTTTTAAAAGGTGGTTTAAGAATATTGAAACATAGAAGTTACGTAGGAAAAATATTTTCTCTGAAGTAAGCCTACTACTTGATCAATTAAAACTAAAGCAATAGTAACTGCAGAAAATTTAATTACAATATCAAAATCCTTTTTAAGCATATCGTAGTCCATTGCTTGCTTATTAGCGGAAAACCATATTAATTCCTAATGAAGCGATAATACACACAAAAACAATACTAACTTTTTTAATATAAGGGTTTAGTAATTTAAAAATTCTTATGAAAATAACTTTGTTTTCTCTATATATAACATTTATAATCGCAAAATTATTTTTTTGATTAACATCATAATCTTAAATAACTTTTTTAAAACTTACTTTTTATACCAGTATTATAACTTATATACATAATTTGTCAACTTTTTTTGTAATTTTAGTTTAAATTTGTATCTTTTGTTAAATAATTACGTGGTTGATGTAAAAATTCACAAAGCATTTATCCTTCATTAGTTTCAAAATACACGAAAATAATATTTAGAAAATTAGCGAACTGCTATTAGTGATGGCGATGTTATCGCTTTTTATGATACTAATATAGGATATGCTTATGTTAATATCAGTATCCCACCTCCGTCTCCATGATTTTGATTTTGTTCTTTCAAACCAGATAGCCAAAAATAAAAAGAACAGACGTTATTATCTGTTCTTTCATCATGCTTTAGTAGTATATTAATATTATAATTCTACATTAGGATTGCTTTCGTATGCCGAGCCCATTAAGCACATCTGATCAAGAACCTCAGCATACAAATCAAACAAAGCTTTTAACCGGTCAATATCTTTAATCACACCCACTACGCAAAAGTATAACTCATCAATGCCCTCGGGAAAGCTCTTGGCAAACCATCCTTCGTCATCTTTTATCTCAAGACGGATTTCAGGTTGAAACTCAATCAGTTGTCTGATTTTACCATTTGCAAACAGTGTGCGGAGCTTCTGCTCATCATTGCCTTTTATAATAAAGTCTTCGTCAAACTCGGGAAATCCGACCTCAACATCTTGACCGCCGAAAGCTTTGCCAATCTCACTAAAGATACCTTTCCTGTAAATCTTA
This region of Clostridium sp. BNL1100 genomic DNA includes:
- a CDS encoding TIGR04066 family peptide maturation system protein; translation: MNSKEKLLIYPFDIQSSPIVRHTNLMGNYELTGIVSPNGWGFSSKDAGSVDGGEDIGINVNSSFNELIDSVDTVLFMESYNKLDIKKLVYSKIQVAADKGKNIICTLNLEDELFKEINEKCMSKGKYFKYFSPSKGLNKGSDTCNLDSLLEITVPVVFVLGVAERTHKFEIQLSLRENLIEAGYKVSQVGSRHYCEMLGIHSFPDFMYSTCLPETKKIILFNNYIKKIEIEEQPDIIVIGIPGGLMPFNKEFNNNFGIFAFEISQAIFPDIAIFSTLYGDYLPIYFEKISLSIRYKLGFEADFFNLSNNSFDFKGSQFLKSMQYLTVDSELVDVKKQNFKKNNISVTNILNQEDAKALTDNVIKKLTGNADVVPAI
- the ccpM gene encoding Cys-rich peptide radical SAM maturase CcpM, with the translated sequence MNSDKPFIHLFQTPGGYYLFDVNTNYILKISGRIYEKLWGVLKDKQDIANIEQDADIIYLKNNGFLLNKRVSEIAHPANDTLKYYLNRKLEMATLQITRNCNLRCSYCAYSGKYFNRTHENKTMTFETAKKAIDFLINHSTDTQHISLGFYGGEPLLEFDLIKKCIEYAEEMAEGKNITFNMTTNGTLLTEEIVDYFVNHNLNLTISLDGNKEAHDKNRRFSANGKGTFDVIMKNIEIIKLKYPDYMKKIFINIVMDTENDFGCINDFFFNSDILNDSIMNSTYISDNYIKDSYKVEEDFIVKRQYETFKMYLSKIKRLNEQNVSKIISIEYSILKVKMQQEWNIMKNLPDKAHPGGPCIAGANRLFIDVDGNMFPCERCSETSDVMKIGHVDYGFDIDKVRNIMNIGQLSKENCKNCWAFRLCQLCAASADNITELSKEKKLSGCTRVKRVLESELKDYCVLRELGHDFDKNTIPVLDMVSI